One genomic segment of Bacteroidota bacterium includes these proteins:
- a CDS encoding alpha/beta hydrolase: MSSMLKKLLLFSACCIFWTLTAFAQQPTAQVVYKVVGPDTLKLHVFTPAVDTAGAPRPAIVFFFGGGWVSGNPKQFYPHAAYFASRGMLAIAAEYRIKNLHNTTPYESVADAKSAIRWVRMHADSLHVDPDKIVAAGGSAGGHIAATTGVINGHEDGADNLSISSRPAAMILFNPVLDLSPVKWHDRFNGQDPLSISPIHQLDAAHPPTLVFHGTADKTVPFSQARSFCTAMSHTGSTCRLMQFDGMDHGFFNRGRLGNKPYVATVRAADEFLIELGILTGTPTIK; encoded by the coding sequence ATGTCATCCATGCTCAAAAAGCTGCTCCTTTTTTCAGCGTGCTGTATCTTCTGGACGCTGACCGCTTTTGCACAGCAACCAACGGCACAGGTGGTCTATAAAGTTGTTGGCCCCGATACCCTGAAGCTGCACGTATTCACGCCGGCCGTCGATACTGCAGGAGCACCCCGGCCGGCCATTGTGTTCTTCTTTGGTGGAGGCTGGGTGAGCGGCAATCCTAAACAGTTTTACCCACATGCCGCCTACTTTGCCTCGCGGGGCATGCTGGCTATTGCAGCAGAGTACCGCATCAAGAACCTGCACAACACAACACCTTATGAAAGCGTAGCTGACGCAAAGTCGGCCATCCGCTGGGTTCGTATGCATGCAGATTCGCTACACGTGGACCCCGACAAAATTGTAGCCGCTGGCGGATCTGCTGGCGGACACATTGCCGCAACAACAGGCGTAATAAATGGCCATGAAGATGGTGCTGACAACCTCTCCATCAGTTCACGGCCGGCAGCCATGATATTGTTTAATCCAGTGCTCGACCTGTCGCCGGTAAAATGGCACGATCGGTTCAATGGGCAGGACCCGCTCAGCATTTCTCCTATTCACCAACTAGACGCAGCCCATCCCCCAACACTCGTCTTTCATGGGACGGCTGACAAAACGGTCCCGTTTTCGCAGGCACGCAGTTTTTGCACAGCCATGAGCCACACAGGCAGCACGTGCCGGCTTATGCAATTTGATGGCATGGACCATGGATTCTTTAATCGGGGCCGGCTTGGCAACAAACCCTATGTCGCCACCGTTCGAGCAGCAGATGAGTTTCTCATCGAACTGGGCATCCTTACCGGTACGCCTACCATCAAATAA
- a CDS encoding HAD family phosphatase, which produces MIEVAPGVEGLIFDCDGTLVDSMPIHWECWHGTFAKFGATCPPEFLDRLKGVPTHGIIAQFNEAFGYDFDVAEFTEAKENLAKEKLLHVKEIEPVTALVYKYHNKIPMAVASGGPFETVKLSLDVTGLSKYFEVYITADDPVAPKPSPDIFLEAARRIGVAPEKCQVFEDADMGVKAAVDAGMVITDVRDYL; this is translated from the coding sequence ATGATAGAAGTTGCCCCTGGTGTTGAAGGCCTTATTTTTGACTGTGATGGTACCCTCGTTGATAGCATGCCTATCCATTGGGAGTGCTGGCACGGTACCTTTGCCAAATTTGGTGCTACCTGCCCTCCGGAATTCCTTGATCGCTTGAAAGGTGTTCCAACCCACGGCATTATTGCGCAGTTCAATGAAGCCTTCGGATATGATTTTGACGTGGCCGAATTTACAGAAGCCAAAGAAAACCTGGCAAAAGAGAAATTACTGCACGTCAAGGAAATTGAACCAGTGACTGCGCTGGTGTACAAGTACCACAACAAGATTCCGATGGCAGTAGCTTCGGGTGGTCCCTTCGAAACCGTCAAGCTTTCGCTCGACGTGACCGGACTTTCAAAATACTTTGAAGTCTATATCACCGCAGATGACCCCGTCGCCCCCAAGCCCTCCCCCGATATTTTTCTGGAAGCTGCACGCCGTATTGGCGTGGCGCCGGAAAAGTGCCAGGTATTTGAAGATGCAGATATGGGCGTTAAAGCTGCAGTTGACGCCGGCATGGTGATCACCGACGTACGGGACTACCTTTAG
- the crcB gene encoding fluoride efflux transporter CrcB, which produces MAVALGGAVGAMMRYGVALAVQRFVDGPAPVATWTVNLLGCLLIGFLVPFLKTGNVSVPVQLFVLTGFLGSLTTFSTFSMESVLLWQSGRVELLLLNVFGSVAAGLLLVWLGMKLHQALWPISG; this is translated from the coding sequence ATGGCAGTAGCGCTTGGGGGTGCCGTGGGGGCCATGATGCGGTACGGCGTGGCGTTGGCAGTGCAACGCTTTGTGGATGGGCCGGCCCCGGTAGCAACCTGGACGGTCAACTTGCTAGGCTGCCTTTTAATTGGCTTCCTCGTTCCTTTTTTGAAAACAGGAAATGTGTCTGTGCCTGTTCAGTTGTTTGTGCTGACAGGCTTTTTGGGTTCTCTCACAACCTTTTCCACCTTTAGTATGGAGTCGGTCTTGTTGTGGCAGAGTGGACGGGTTGAACTGCTGTTGCTCAACGTATTTGGCAGCGTGGCAGCCGGCCTGTTGTTGGTATGGCTCGGTATGAAGCTGCACCAGGCCCTGTGGCCAATCAGTGGCTAA
- a CDS encoding fumarylacetoacetate hydrolase family protein → MKLIRYGLPGQEKPGIQLEDGTRLDTSHLTADYNEAFFEAGGLDQIQAWLDASAAGQQVISGETRLGSPLARPSKIVCIGLNYSDHAKEAGLDPPKEPVVFFKATSAIVGPNDDLVIPKGSEATDWEVELGIVIGKRTSYVSEADALDYVAGYVLHNDYSERDYQIRRGGQWVKGKSCDTFAPLGPFVATKDEIKNVHDLGMWLKVNGEFKQQGNTANMIFNVPTVVSYVSQFMTLLPGDVISTGTPAGVGLGFDPPQYLAAGDVVTLGIDGLGSSTQKAVAYG, encoded by the coding sequence ATGAAGTTAATCCGCTACGGCCTGCCCGGCCAAGAAAAACCCGGCATCCAACTCGAAGATGGCACCCGCCTCGACACCAGCCACCTTACGGCTGATTACAATGAAGCTTTTTTTGAAGCTGGCGGCCTGGACCAAATCCAGGCGTGGCTAGACGCCAGCGCAGCCGGTCAACAGGTCATTTCCGGTGAAACCCGGCTGGGGTCTCCCCTCGCCCGCCCAAGCAAAATTGTATGTATTGGCCTGAATTACAGCGATCATGCCAAAGAAGCCGGCCTCGATCCACCCAAAGAACCCGTTGTCTTCTTCAAAGCTACTTCCGCCATTGTTGGCCCCAATGACGACCTCGTCATCCCCAAAGGCAGTGAAGCAACCGACTGGGAAGTGGAGCTTGGCATTGTTATTGGCAAACGGACTTCTTACGTCAGCGAGGCGGATGCACTGGACTATGTAGCCGGCTACGTGCTTCACAACGATTACAGCGAGCGAGACTACCAGATCCGACGCGGCGGGCAGTGGGTGAAAGGCAAAAGCTGCGATACGTTTGCTCCCCTGGGCCCCTTTGTTGCCACCAAAGATGAAATCAAAAACGTGCACGATCTCGGGATGTGGCTCAAAGTAAATGGCGAGTTCAAGCAGCAGGGCAACACAGCCAATATGATTTTCAACGTCCCGACCGTTGTAAGCTATGTAAGCCAGTTTATGACCCTGCTTCCGGGCGATGTGATTTCTACGGGTACACCGGCGGGCGTGGGCCTCGGATTCGATCCGCCACAGTACCTGGCCGCTGGCGATGTTGTCACGCTTGGCATCGACGGACTGGGCAGTTCAACCCAAAAAGCGGTAGCTTACGGCTGA
- a CDS encoding Nramp family divalent metal transporter, with protein MQEIEQENTAQEHIAQPPKTFGQTLRNLGPGIIIAGSIVGSGELIATTKVGAEAGFWLLWLIIVGCVIKVFAQIEMGRYTITWNETPLEALNKVPGPRYKVNWIVWYWTIMTLLIISQQGGIVGGVGQALAITTPLTEQGEVFNALQDQMVKTQVEIAITEANGGVVSGALQEQLSSLSGQLQAMPEPKDAYLWASIMAVLTSGLMLIGHYGLIQSVTMVLVGLFTLITIITLAVLQFTDWGVTGSEFATGLKFNLPPVESSSIINPMTTALAAFGIIGMGSGELLMYPYWCLEKGYAKFTGKRDGTAAWTARAKGWFRVLKIDAWASMGVYTFTTVVFYLLGAAVLWRVGLNPARGDMIRTLSEMYVPVFGSWAQGVFLFGAFAVLYSTFFVVAAGYSRMVADAFGLFGFHDGTEATRLKWTRVISMIWPLMALATYLFVKAPVAMILASGVAQAVMLPMLGVAVLYFRYKRSDPELLTGRTWDVLLWLSSIGLFIAGCWSLYSTLAG; from the coding sequence GTGCAAGAGATCGAGCAAGAAAACACTGCGCAAGAGCATATTGCCCAGCCGCCAAAAACGTTTGGCCAAACCCTCCGCAACCTGGGGCCCGGCATCATCATCGCCGGATCCATTGTTGGTTCGGGTGAGTTGATTGCCACAACCAAAGTTGGCGCAGAGGCCGGCTTCTGGCTGCTCTGGCTGATTATCGTGGGTTGCGTGATTAAGGTCTTTGCGCAGATCGAAATGGGCCGCTACACCATTACCTGGAATGAAACACCCCTGGAGGCCTTAAACAAGGTGCCGGGTCCGCGCTACAAGGTAAACTGGATTGTGTGGTACTGGACCATCATGACGTTGCTCATCATCTCCCAGCAAGGCGGGATTGTGGGTGGTGTAGGCCAGGCTTTAGCCATCACCACGCCGTTAACCGAGCAAGGCGAAGTGTTTAATGCGCTGCAGGATCAGATGGTGAAAACACAGGTCGAAATTGCCATTACCGAGGCAAATGGGGGCGTTGTGAGCGGTGCGCTACAGGAACAGTTGAGCAGCCTCTCTGGCCAACTGCAAGCCATGCCTGAACCGAAAGATGCCTACCTTTGGGCATCAATCATGGCAGTGCTTACATCCGGACTGATGTTGATTGGACATTATGGTCTGATACAGAGCGTAACGATGGTCCTTGTGGGGCTGTTTACGCTGATTACGATCATTACGCTCGCTGTTTTGCAATTCACAGATTGGGGGGTAACGGGATCCGAATTTGCCACTGGTTTGAAATTCAACCTCCCCCCTGTGGAGTCGAGTAGCATCATCAACCCCATGACAACTGCGTTGGCTGCTTTTGGCATCATCGGCATGGGGTCCGGGGAATTGTTGATGTACCCTTACTGGTGCCTTGAAAAGGGGTACGCTAAATTTACCGGCAAACGCGATGGCACAGCAGCATGGACTGCGCGCGCAAAAGGCTGGTTTCGCGTTCTCAAAATAGACGCCTGGGCGTCGATGGGCGTGTATACCTTTACTACGGTTGTGTTTTACCTGCTCGGCGCAGCCGTGCTGTGGCGGGTTGGCCTCAATCCGGCGCGTGGTGATATGATCAGGACGTTGTCCGAAATGTATGTGCCCGTCTTCGGGTCTTGGGCGCAGGGCGTCTTCCTCTTTGGTGCTTTTGCCGTGTTATACTCCACATTTTTTGTGGTAGCTGCCGGCTACAGCCGCATGGTCGCCGATGCGTTTGGCCTCTTTGGATTCCACGATGGCACGGAAGCAACGCGCCTGAAATGGACGCGGGTCATCAGTATGATTTGGCCGTTGATGGCGTTGGCTACCTATCTGTTTGTCAAAGCCCCCGTCGCCATGATCCTCGCAAGCGGGGTTGCCCAGGCGGTTATGCTGCCCATGCTGGGCGTTGCGGTGCTTTATTTCAGGTATAAGCGTAGTGATCCGGAATTGTTAACCGGTCGCACGTGGGATGTGCTGCTGTGGCTGTCCAGTATCGGCCTGTTCATCGCCGGCTGCTGGTCGCTGTACAGCACGCTGGCAGGATGA
- a CDS encoding extracellular solute-binding protein: MMSRASFSGQRQVLLFCILLVIAGCASGPEKEALIIYSPHGKEMLTAFEEVFEEAHPDVDVQWIDMGGQNAYDRIRTERERPQASIWWGGASTAFDRAAREGLLEAYRPTWADTVDASTHHPENMWYGTFLTPEVIAFNSRTLPTDADLPKDWDDLLDPQWRDRILIRYPLASATMRTIFGAMIMRFDTVEEGYAWLARLDMNTKTYAADPTQLYLKLAREEGDVSLWNMPDIFLQQNDNGYPFGWLIPASGTPVLTDGIALVKNGPNLNRARQFYEMATSKEAMTLQSNAYFRIPTRKDLDPAALPDWVTGTDIRPMQLDWERLVSEGPTWMQYWDENIKGRGEVYLQEKGLAVVD, encoded by the coding sequence ATGATGTCACGTGCGTCTTTCTCTGGCCAGCGCCAGGTTTTGTTGTTCTGTATTCTTCTTGTGATTGCCGGTTGTGCTAGCGGCCCTGAAAAAGAAGCCCTGATCATTTACTCGCCGCACGGCAAAGAAATGCTTACGGCTTTTGAAGAGGTGTTTGAGGAAGCCCATCCGGATGTAGATGTTCAATGGATCGATATGGGTGGACAAAATGCATACGACCGTATCCGCACAGAACGGGAACGACCGCAGGCCAGCATCTGGTGGGGCGGTGCCAGCACGGCTTTTGATCGCGCAGCCCGCGAAGGCCTGCTCGAAGCGTATCGCCCTACCTGGGCTGATACTGTTGATGCCAGTACCCATCATCCGGAAAACATGTGGTATGGCACTTTCCTGACCCCCGAAGTGATTGCTTTTAATAGCCGCACCCTGCCAACGGATGCCGACTTGCCCAAAGATTGGGACGACCTCCTCGATCCGCAATGGCGGGATAGAATTCTGATTCGCTACCCGCTTGCTTCTGCTACCATGCGCACCATTTTTGGTGCTATGATTATGCGGTTTGATACTGTGGAAGAAGGCTATGCCTGGCTCGCACGACTGGACATGAATACCAAGACCTACGCTGCTGATCCTACCCAGCTGTACCTGAAACTTGCGCGAGAGGAAGGTGATGTATCGTTGTGGAATATGCCGGATATTTTCCTGCAGCAAAATGACAACGGTTACCCGTTTGGCTGGCTCATTCCGGCAAGTGGTACACCGGTACTTACCGATGGGATTGCGCTTGTGAAAAATGGTCCCAACCTGAATCGGGCCCGGCAGTTTTATGAAATGGCTACCTCAAAAGAAGCCATGACGCTACAATCGAATGCCTATTTCCGTATTCCCACGAGAAAAGACCTCGACCCTGCGGCCCTGCCTGACTGGGTAACCGGCACCGATATCCGCCCTATGCAACTCGATTGGGAGCGCCTTGTAAGCGAGGGCCCAACCTGGATGCAGTACTGGGATGAAAACATCAAAGGCCGCGGTGAGGTGTATCTACAGGAAAAAGGGCTGGCGGTTGTTGATTGA
- a CDS encoding UvrD-helicase domain-containing protein — translation MRQFHLNFDESNPPRISVDADKILQGLNPVQQDAVKATEGPVMIVAGPGSGKTRTLTHRIAYLLAKGLARPYQVLSLTFTNKAAREMRERVEELVGEDAARGMWMGTFHSIFARMLRVEAEALGFTRDFSIYDTEDSERVMRNVMSSYNIDVKQFSPRAMRSHISSAKNQMVSPDEYHRMASTRMQEQAARVYKPYQEILRKANALDFDDLLIKPIELFQQNPEILEKYQDRWKYIHIDEYQDTNHAQYLLTKLLANKHKNICVVGDDAQSIYAFRGADIANILSFQRDYPEAVTIRLEQSYRSTQKILKLADSIIGHNEDQLDKSLWTENAEGEPIVLMEAISERDEAQKIERRIRDLEVRTSYYYRDFAVLYRTNAQSRSFEDALRRGNIPYRVVGGVSFYQRREIKDVLAYLRLLVNPNDVASLRRVINYPTRGIGAKTQSQLFGYVENTGMPLWDVMHALDQTGLSARAKGQISKFAKMIEDYRAIMDTQPADDIARELIKESGIFANLRDEGTQEGLVRWENVQEMISAIAEFRQQEGSNGSLSEFLQQVSLFTDQDADEGNDDRVTLMTLHASKGLEFQVVFIAGLEEGLFPLANASQDRKDLEEERRLFYVGVTRAKSHLVISSARSRFRYGEHQSCIRSRFLEEIDTSVIKTEGGKQFEQKPGRFSVGSGNTFSYENMAPDYYKQSLSPSAGKRKTRTVKVDPPSGRRVVYDEGEGQIVPGAVVEHETFGQGKVLAMEGNGQHLKATVFFKSVGQKKLALKFAKLRLVG, via the coding sequence ATGCGGCAGTTCCATCTCAACTTTGACGAATCCAATCCGCCTCGAATTTCAGTAGATGCTGACAAGATTTTGCAAGGATTGAACCCGGTTCAGCAGGACGCCGTCAAGGCAACGGAAGGGCCTGTGATGATAGTCGCCGGCCCAGGCTCTGGCAAAACGCGTACGCTTACGCACCGGATTGCCTACCTGCTCGCAAAAGGCCTTGCACGGCCTTATCAAGTCCTCTCGCTCACGTTCACCAACAAGGCGGCGCGTGAAATGCGCGAGCGCGTGGAAGAACTGGTGGGCGAGGATGCCGCGCGGGGGATGTGGATGGGTACGTTCCACTCGATCTTTGCGCGCATGCTGCGGGTTGAGGCTGAAGCGCTCGGGTTTACGCGCGACTTTTCCATCTACGATACCGAAGACAGCGAGCGCGTGATGCGCAACGTGATGTCGTCGTACAATATCGATGTCAAACAGTTTAGTCCCCGCGCGATGCGCTCCCACATTTCGAGCGCCAAAAACCAGATGGTATCGCCCGATGAATACCACCGCATGGCGTCTACGCGGATGCAAGAGCAGGCAGCCCGCGTCTACAAGCCGTACCAGGAAATCTTGCGCAAAGCCAACGCACTCGACTTTGACGACCTGCTCATCAAACCCATCGAGCTTTTCCAGCAAAACCCGGAGATTCTCGAAAAGTACCAGGATCGCTGGAAGTACATCCACATCGATGAGTACCAGGATACCAACCACGCGCAGTACTTGCTGACCAAGCTGCTGGCGAATAAACACAAGAATATTTGTGTGGTTGGGGATGATGCACAGAGTATTTACGCGTTTCGCGGAGCCGACATCGCCAACATCCTTTCTTTCCAGCGCGACTACCCCGAAGCCGTCACCATTCGTCTCGAGCAAAGCTACCGTTCGACGCAGAAAATCCTGAAGCTGGCCGACTCTATCATCGGGCACAATGAAGACCAGCTGGATAAATCGCTCTGGACTGAAAACGCCGAAGGTGAACCCATTGTATTGATGGAAGCCATCTCCGAGCGCGACGAAGCCCAGAAAATTGAACGCCGCATCCGCGACCTGGAAGTTCGGACGTCTTACTACTACCGCGACTTTGCCGTCCTTTACCGTACCAATGCACAAAGCCGCTCGTTTGAAGATGCACTACGGCGTGGCAATATCCCGTACCGTGTCGTTGGTGGCGTGTCGTTTTACCAGCGTCGTGAGATCAAGGATGTGCTTGCCTATTTACGCCTGCTGGTAAACCCCAACGACGTGGCAAGCTTACGCCGGGTAATCAATTATCCAACGCGTGGTATTGGCGCAAAAACGCAAAGCCAGCTCTTTGGGTATGTAGAAAACACGGGCATGCCGTTGTGGGATGTGATGCATGCGCTCGACCAAACCGGGCTCTCAGCCCGAGCCAAAGGGCAGATATCCAAATTTGCCAAGATGATCGAAGATTACCGCGCGATCATGGATACCCAGCCGGCAGACGACATCGCACGCGAATTGATCAAGGAATCGGGTATCTTTGCCAACCTGCGAGACGAGGGCACGCAAGAAGGGCTGGTGCGGTGGGAGAACGTGCAGGAGATGATTTCAGCGATTGCAGAATTTCGGCAACAGGAAGGCAGCAACGGTTCGCTGAGCGAGTTTTTGCAGCAGGTATCGCTCTTCACCGATCAGGATGCTGATGAAGGCAATGACGACCGGGTTACCCTCATGACGCTGCATGCCTCGAAAGGCCTTGAGTTTCAGGTAGTCTTTATTGCCGGCCTCGAAGAAGGGTTGTTTCCCCTTGCCAATGCTTCGCAGGACCGCAAGGACCTTGAGGAAGAGCGCCGCTTGTTTTATGTAGGCGTTACCCGGGCCAAATCACACCTCGTCATTTCAAGCGCGCGTTCTCGTTTCCGGTATGGCGAACACCAGTCGTGTATTCGAAGCCGCTTCCTCGAAGAAATTGACACCTCCGTCATCAAAACGGAAGGCGGGAAACAGTTTGAGCAAAAGCCTGGTCGTTTTAGCGTAGGCAGTGGGAATACGTTTTCCTACGAAAACATGGCGCCGGATTATTATAAGCAGAGCCTGAGTCCGTCGGCCGGCAAGCGTAAAACAAGAACGGTAAAGGTTGACCCACCAAGTGGCCGGCGTGTGGTGTATGACGAAGGGGAAGGGCAGATCGTCCCGGGTGCCGTGGTTGAACACGAGACGTTCGGGCAGGGCAAAGTACTCGCAATGGAAGGCAATGGGCAGCATCTGAAGGCAACAGTTTTCTTTAAGTCTGTGGGCCAGAAAAAACTCGCGCTGAAGTTTGCGAAGCTGCGGCTCGTGGGGTGA
- a CDS encoding class I SAM-dependent methyltransferase yields MLSEDDKKEIHNVFGDALSTKTLQGISLVKPRGYAGDFEVIDRVYQRSLTTDPELINWDNFLLNTHAAKAVRNRKTYFLNLLSTLIKRGASAESVAVLNIASGPARDVFEYLSFATDERVRFTCVEYDKTAIQYAKALCYEHIDAIEFVQANAFRYSTEKKFPLVWSAGLFDYFDDRRFKFLLKRLYDFTEPGGQLVVGNFSTDNPDQSYMEVLMEWELHHRSPDDLRQLALDCGVPDQNISIGKEPEGVNLFLHATKS; encoded by the coding sequence ATGCTATCCGAAGACGACAAGAAAGAAATACACAACGTTTTTGGAGATGCGCTCTCTACCAAAACATTGCAAGGAATTAGTTTAGTCAAACCACGTGGTTATGCGGGGGATTTTGAAGTAATCGATCGTGTATATCAGCGCTCGTTGACAACTGACCCTGAGTTAATCAACTGGGATAATTTTCTGCTCAATACTCATGCAGCCAAGGCAGTAAGGAATAGAAAGACCTACTTTCTGAATTTGCTGAGCACACTTATTAAGCGCGGAGCCAGTGCTGAATCTGTAGCGGTGTTAAACATCGCAAGTGGTCCGGCACGTGATGTATTTGAATACCTCTCTTTTGCTACGGATGAGCGCGTCCGTTTTACGTGTGTGGAATACGATAAAACAGCCATCCAGTATGCGAAGGCGTTGTGCTATGAACACATAGATGCAATTGAATTTGTTCAGGCGAATGCATTCCGCTATTCAACAGAGAAAAAATTCCCGCTGGTTTGGTCTGCCGGCCTATTTGATTACTTTGACGACCGCCGGTTCAAATTCTTACTAAAGCGTCTTTACGACTTCACTGAACCTGGGGGACAGCTTGTGGTCGGCAACTTCTCTACGGACAATCCTGACCAGTCCTACATGGAAGTGCTAATGGAATGGGAGCTACACCACCGCAGTCCCGATGATTTACGGCAGCTCGCGCTAGATTGTGGTGTGCCAGACCAGAACATTAGCATCGGCAAGGAGCCTGAAGGCGTGAACCTTTTCCTGCACGCGACAAAATCGTAA